TGTATATGAAGCTGTGGTGGTAATGAGCAAGCGatatggtgtttgtggtgtttgtgatgtTCAACTCGGATTGTTGTTACTTATAAATCTAAGCTGATACATTGAAAggtacgttgtgtgtgtgtgtgtgtgtgtgtgtgtgtgtgtgtgtgtgtgtgtgtgtgtgtgtgtgtgtgtgtgtacagtgtgtTTTGTTACTGAATGTTGGTTGTGTGAGGAAATGCCAATAGAAAAGATGttgaagctgaaaaaaaactCATCGCCTTTATAGTCTTCGAATAGTAACCCCGATGAAAACACGAAACATTTATGAATACGAGTAAATTCTGTGTTATTTTCATCTGTGGAGTCACGTGGCTGTATAGCGGAGCAGGTGGGAGCTAGAAGAGGAtcgggagggtgggagagggccgggaggatgggagagggttgaggagtgtgtgtgtgggaggctcAGAAGGGTGGGGCTGACAACACCTGAACGCCCACCCTCTCAAGGTCAACCTCTAGCAGTGCCCTGGGCCACCACGGAGGAAGGGGAGTGGCCGGCTAGGAGGCAATGCACTCTGGCCACTCTGCGTTACTAACATTACCTAAGCCAACGACCTCATAATATTCATACAAGTGATATTCAAGTCCCAATAGATATTCAAGCCTGCAGTTTGTTTTGACTTAATTGTACGTTACCAGAGAAGATTAAGAGAAAGACGGTATTATTTACTATTGCTATTGTGTTtaaggtgaaggaagtgtgtgagggTTAATTTCACagcactacagagagagagagagagagagagagagagagagagagagagagagagatttgatttgaCTTGATTTGACTTTATTGTACCGTAGTGTCAGACAAATGTACAAAAGGTGGCTCGTAAGCAACAACCATTGAcatgcacgtacacacacacacacacacacacacacacacacacacacggcccgatagctcagtgtttagagcactggcttcacaagccaaaggaccggggttcgattccccggccgggtggagatatttgggtgtgtctcctttcacgtgtagcctctgttcacctagcagtgagtaggtacaggatgtaaatcgaggagttgtgaccttgttgtcccggtgtgtggtgtgtgcctggtctcaggcctatccgaagatcggaaataatgagctctgagctcgttccgtagggtaacgtctggctgtctcgtcagagactgcagcagatcaaacagtgaattacacacacacacacacacacacacacacagcgtagtgtagtggttaacacgctcgactcacaatcaagagggccggattcgagtccctgtaagcggcgaggcaaatgggcaagcctcttaatgtgtggcccctgttcacctagcagtagatATCTTATTTGTACAGGAAGATATGACTGGTGGTATGACTGGTGCAAATATAAATCATATGTATTGGTTATGTAATCCTATACTTGTGTCCTTCCTTGACGAGTATAACAACTTTAATCACCATTTCTGCCTTTCCTCGTGTttcccttcactattttaatctccatctACTTCAATAACAACTTAGCTCCATTTCCCATCAATCTGTTAATCAGCAGGTTCctttaattactactactactactactactactacctctacttctgctattaccactactgctgctactactactactactactactactactactactactactactactactactactactactactactactactactactactactactactactactacttctactactgctactactactactactactactactactacttaggaTGATATTCGTAAACATTTTGGTGTCTtgtcttgtttacttttttttttaacgaggTGTAATGAAAGTCAATGGAGTTTtaaattgtgtgtttttatgcttCTAATGAtaatttaacaaggattctcCACCACtaacaagaaaatattaatgaaaaaaagtctATTAAATTCTGTAACCTTTGAAAAATTATCCTCGTGAAGCCTCAAAATTTTTTAAGAATACCGATATTAAACTCGTAGGAAAAACAacactcagcactcagcacgCATCACCCAACACGCAGCACCCCAGACTATCTAACCtaagcctccaccaccaccaccaccaccagtccaccaccacccgcaTGCAGTAGCCACCACAGCCAGTCAGCCGCCCAAGCTCAGCCACGGTTTGAAGGATTTCCTGGCCACAACGAACGTCAGCAGTGAATATTGTACCAGCCACAGTGCCTTACGTTAGTGTggtgtaacagtagtagtaataataacaatagcaatgataaactctggaattctctgcctgtgtctgtatttccaacttcctgtgacttgacttaatttaagagggaagtttcaagatatttgttcctgtcctttggctaattctatcggttGTGTAAGGAGACTgtcgactgagtgggccttttttctttatattttcgttgcccttggccagtcctcctctcttacatacaaaaagtaatagtgacagtaacagctacaacaacaacagttacaacaacgataataacagctgcaatactgaaagaatattaaacatcatcattattatcattaccatcactactgtGGCGGCGATGTGGTGCACTGTTATCTTGAAGGAAGAGCGACGCGGGGCTGAGATCCTTGTTATCTGATTAGTCAggtatgtaatgtgtgtgtgtgtgtgtgtgtgtgtgtgtgtgtgtgtgtgtgtgtgtgtgtgtgacctctgCTGACCTCGGCCGCCGTTAGTCATgcctttgtgtgagtgtgtgagttagTCACGCCTTTGTGTGAgtatgagtgtgagtgtggtggtggtggtggtggtccgtgTTTGTTTTGTCCCGGGGGTTGGTGGAGGGTAAGGTGGGGTGGGTggatgagagagggaatgaagttTGTCATGTGATGGAGGTTTGTTTAGTTtgaactgctactgctactactattgttgttgcatCTGTTATCCGTGCTGTGGCTGATGCtagtaatgataacagcagcaccagcaacatcaacaacaacaagaaaaacaacaacaataataataataataataatgataataataataataataataataataataaataataataataacagcaacatttCAATAACCTTGTGTATTTCATTGTCATGTACATGTACATCAtagttattacaattattatcatcatccctattattattattattattatcattattattattattattattatcattattattatcattattgttactatcatcatcatcatcatcatcaatactaGTACGGTTAACCACGAGACATCACCGAGGGCCGAGCTGGTCATGCGTGTGAATGGTAAGTTTGTGGTGCCTTCCTTGTCCTGCTGTTGTCttaattgttttctctttcttccaccacTATCACTTTTTCTTATAAACTATTCaagtgtttgttgttattattatttcctatgTTACTCTAGTCCTTTCTTGATAATCTGCTTGCCTATCTGATAAAACGTGTCTCTTATCGCCGAGACTTCAGTCAAAAATGATGAACTCAGAAGGAACACGCTGGGAACACTTGGTATTTATGAACCTCAACACCATGAGTTGatatacccctctctctctctctctctctctctctctctctctctagtactaTTATTGAAGCACACGACGAGTTCCAGTCCTCACATCAGGGAACACAAGCTTTGTACCCCTCGGCGGTGTCCAGCGGGGCGGCTGTTTCTGTCTTGTCGGCGGCGACGTGGCCCTCGTCCTCGCTGGGCTCTTGGTCTTTGAAGTCGAATGTGCTCTTCGTCTGAATCTCCTCGTCTACATCCAGCACTGTCGTCGTAGGGCCCCGAAGGTAAGTCTGACGGAGGAGGACCTGACTCTTTACTCACAAGGGACTTTTTGTTACGCGGAGGCTGTGGCGTGGAGGCGACAGCgctggggagtgagagggacgcCTCCTCCTCATACACGTCACTGTTATCGAACACCCCCAAAGCGGAGCGTCGACTGGTGGGCGTGCTGGTACGCGACGCTAGGTGGTCACTTGCATCCCCAGGGTCCAGGTGGTCAGCCCTTCCCTTGGTGTGCAGGAGGGAGCGGGACCGAATCATCTGTCGCGACGAAGGCCTCCTGCGCGTACCGTCACTGAGGGAGCTGGAGCGGTCCTTGGTTCCGCTGCCTCGCCTTGACTCCACCATGTCTTTgtgccactcctcctccccgctgAATGACAGCATCACAGAGTCATTAGCCTCAAGCACAACACGGGCGTGGCCATACCCGCGGGGGCCTTTGTGCGAGGACATGACGGGGAACATCTGCAGCAGCTCCACGAAGTCCGCCTCGCCCGCAACGGTACGGTGCcgctcttccacttcctccaccgccCGCACCAGCTGCtccaccacctgctcctccgCATCCTGGGACTTCTGCAACGCCTCACCACGCTTTACCTGATGAAACCAATGCCTAAACAGCTCTCTGCCATAacattacactctctctctctctctctctctctctctctctctctctctctctctctctctcacacacacacacacacacacacacaaacacacacacacacacatacgccgGTCTTACCATAGCCTGTACTTCctgattgtggtggtgtagACGTCGGTGGGTGCGCTGGGCGTGGTTGAGGGAGTCTAGCACGCGGCCGTGGGCGTGACGCAGCAGCCCGCACAACCAGCGGTATACCTCTACCTGCCGCCGGTACTCCCCTGCTCGACTCTGCGTCCACCTCTTCGCCTCGTCTGCCCTCTCTACAAGCTCCTCCTGAGAACGTCAGGGTATGTGAATTACACCAGTCAATTGAGAGAAAACTTTCAGAATACACCTGTTTGTCTCTTGGGGAATCttggaatggaaagagaaatatattaaCTTTTCAATGACAAGGACAGTCTCGTTtggtttttcatcttttcagtgAACAGTTGCCGTGAAATTTAGTGCCCCGAGTACATTTTTATGCATTGAAATCAAcaggaatgtaaacaaatagtCAACACAAGGAGTAACACAAGAAGTAACACAAGAAGTAACACAAATCAACAGGGATACAAACAAGTAATCTACAGCGGGAGTAACACAATACCTGAAGCAGCCGCAGCTTTTCGGGGTAAGGACGAAGGTTGTGGTCAGTACAGTCGGGCGAGGCCACCCTGCTGCAGGTCtcacaccacagcaccagcCTGTCGCCACCAGTACGGACATGTGTGACTAGGAACATTTTACTCGGTGCTCGGAAAAACAATACATGTGATCAGAAGCTTCATTGCAGTGAGGCACCTACCTGGGCAGAGACGGGGGGCGCAGGAGTCCCCACAAGTAAAAGTTAGTCTGCAGGGCGGCGGGATCCTGCACGGGGGTGGAGGTGCGGCACAGCGGACACCTTACATGGAACGTCTCCTCGCACTTGGACTCTGGGATGCTGACGGTGGAGATTCTATTGGCAATGAGACGCGCCAGAGGGGAGGTGGGAGTTGAAGGAGACTGCGCGGCCCGTCTACCGGAGGGTGCTTGGGGGACGGGCCGCTGCAGACGCCCCGCGCAGGTGACACACACGCTATGGTGGCAGGTGAGGAACTTTGGGAGGCGGTCCTGTGTGTTCCAGGCCTCCAGGCACACGGGGCAGTGGATTGGCGGGACCTCACCCTCTGGAGCGCCATCCTGATAGAAAGTGAACatgagaggaaggtttcaagggaggtttcaagacatttatccctttcttttggctgatTCTTTCGAACTTGCAAGGGGACTTAGAACTaaatgagccttttttttttttccttggccagctttcccctcttccataaagaAAAGACTTGGCTAATCGTTGTACTGTCCCTCCCTTGTTATGACACGATGCACCGGGAGCATCACCCTGAATGCCAGTGAGGATTGAGGCTGGAGTTAACTTGGAAGGTAGTTTGAGTTTAGAGGGAGAAGATTTGAGCCAAGAGGAACCAAAAGAACAGTTGAGTTTGGAGTTCAGAGGAAAAAGATTTTGAGTTTAGAGAAAGGTCATTGGAGTTAGGAGAAAAGAATAGTTACGAGAAAGGAGGTtttttgaagaaagatgaagtaaagatgGAAATACGAGTTTTTTACCACTGAAAATTCTAAACCTTCACTGGACCCATTTAGAAATTAGTCAAGGTAGAGACTGATACTATTTTTCAAGGTTACAATAATGACTAGTTACATTCACTGATTTTTCAATGAATAtgcaaattattatcaaaattataaaaaacatTCTTCAAAACTTAAATACAGTAAGTCTAGCTAAAAGACAGTAAATATTGAGTACTGAAACGTTTAAACGTTAGTTTTAACATATTTCCACCTTGAATTCCATCTCTGAAGCGGCTTGCGGTGACTGGCAGGTTATCAGTCACCAGCGGCGCCACGTgttcctctctcctttgctgCAGGTTAGAAAAAGATTAGGTAAGTGACGATATCGTTGACTCTTTGACTGACATAGCTATTCTTTACTCAAAATCAGAGAAAAGGCAGTTTTTCAGCCATTTTTTGAAAGGGTATAGAAAATTTGTCTTTAACGGGAAcgatgaagaggatgaaaggaagaggaagggcaaGGAGAATTATATAACGTAGTGAAACATAGTACAtgtgaaaagagagggaggagaaatcaAAATAGGAAACGGAGAGACTATGTGAAGAAGGGTGTAAGGTAGTAAAGGATAGAGGAAGCAGAAACATTATAATAAAACCacatggagaagagagaagaagcggTACATGAgctgaggagaagagaaagaagtaagggTGACAGGTGCAAGAATGACGGCAGTACTGTTGATACGAGCTGTACAAGACAGGTAGTGGAGATCTGTGATAAGTGTGACGTCCAGATACGACACACCattaaattaaccccttcagtactctaGTCGAGAAAACATCCTTCAAAGCCAAAGCTCTCTGCATTTTTAGACGTTTTAactgttttctcttctataatattttctaaagacctcagagatgattagtcgggtTTCCACAATATTTTCTTGTTAGCATTGAAGAATTTCTTATTAAACTATcacaaaaaaacaggaaaacacccTTGACAACATTAATGAGTTT
The Portunus trituberculatus isolate SZX2019 chromosome 39, ASM1759143v1, whole genome shotgun sequence DNA segment above includes these coding regions:
- the LOC123515751 gene encoding uncharacterized protein LOC123515751; the encoded protein is MYPRDRKHISGKAWRLVVPGAVPSHLCWLFPYPLLLVCAAEKEWVCVPRLTCATVLEHPTRSLTYRAPPPSELHTSKDGAPEGEVPPIHCPVCLEAWNTQDRLPKFLTCHHSVCVTCAGRLQRPVPQAPSGRRAAQSPSTPTSPLARLIANRISTVSIPESKCEETFHVRCPLCRTSTPVQDPAALQTNFYLWGLLRPPSLPRLVLWCETCSRVASPDCTDHNLRPYPEKLRLLQEELVERADEAKRWTQSRAGEYRRQVEVYRWLCGLLRHAHGRVLDSLNHAQRTHRRLHHHNQEVQAMVKRGEALQKSQDAEEQVVEQLVRAVEEVEERHRTVAGEADFVELLQMFPVMSSHKGPRGYGHARVVLEANDSVMLSFSGEEEWHKDMVESRRGSGTKDRSSSLSDGTRRRPSSRQMIRSRSLLHTKGRADHLDPGDASDHLASRTSTPTSRRSALGVFDNSDVYEEEASLSLPSAVASTPQPPRNKKSLVSKESGPPPSDLPSGPYDDSAGCRRGDSDEEHIRLQRPRAQRGRGPRRRRQDRNSRPAGHRRGVQSLCSLM